ACAGCACCAGACAACATGGTTCATGTATTCGTATCCTGATCCACAACCACAACCACATATGATTAAAACTAAGTCTAACGCAAAAAAAGCAGTTAAACTTTGGTAAGGCCCCTTATTGGTTGAGCTGGGCGCAATGGACATGTTGTACGACTTACGTGTAAGCTTTAGCTAAGAGGGTGGCTAAATATTCTGTTTTTAATCTGTTGCTGATAGTTCCCCTTACAACATAAATTTATTAGTTTCTTAAGTTAATTAAACCTTATCAATTTCTTAATTTGTATCATCTACAGTTAACATCATCTCGCTAGCGCAGGGAACGGCCATCGGATGGTTGTCGCCGTTTCTGCCGCTACTTGTTTCCGCTAACGCTCCCCTGGAGGCCGGCCCTGTGACGGATATTCAAGCTACGTGGATCGCTTCGCTGCTCTGCGTAGGTGCCATCTTTGGGACGGTTATTTTCGGATGGTCAGCGGACAAATTCGGGCGGAAATTTTCCTTGTGCATGGCAGCCATTCCACTGCTCGGATTCTGGGCATGCGTTGCTTTCGGTGGATACGTGGAACTATTGTACCTTGGACGGGTGCTAGCTGGTTTGGGCGCTGCCGGAGTATTCCTACTTGTACCGCTATACATTACTGAAATTGCGGAAGATAGGTAAGTTAGAAATGTGTTAACTTTGCACAATACCCTTATAATTGTTTCATTATCTTACATTCTTTACCACATAAGGGTTACCACTTAAGCCTTCTCCGAAATAAGATTCATTCGTTAACCGTCACTCAGTTAGTTAAGTCAAGTTTAATATCCGAAGTCCGGTAACCTATTGCAGAGTCAATAATATGTCCATTACAAAATGATCCTTGTATCAATCTCCAGGCTTAAAAATGCATTTCAATTATCTGTTAAGGTGATGGGcacacaactttgctgaaaaccttgaaatagaaaaaataaaaacacttaaACCTATTTTCGATGGGTC
This genomic window from Aedes aegypti strain LVP_AGWG unplaced genomic scaffold, AaegL5.0 Primary Assembly AGWG_AaegL5_hic_scaff_1391_PBJ_arrow, whole genome shotgun sequence contains:
- the LOC110680437 gene encoding solute carrier family 2, facilitated glucose transporter member 8-like, yielding MLGSVLVISLNVGILLGFVLGNSLSYFTVPIVMLVAPILFVVSTCFLPETPYCLLKQNRIEKAELSLMFYRGVDGHFQKTDDFRKEFEQLKKLSLVAKDPFEHKLNWRDFFNIISLAQGTAIGWLSPFLPLLVSANAPLEAGPVTDIQATWIASLLCVGAIFGTVIFGWSADKFGRKFSLCMAAIPLLGFWACVAFGGYVELLYLGRVLAGLGAAGVFLLVPLYITEIAEDR